From the genome of Microbispora sp. ZYX-F-249, one region includes:
- a CDS encoding WD40 repeat domain-containing serine/threonine-protein kinase translates to MTADRLRPGDPVMLGRYRLAGRLGSGGQGVVYEGYDEVANRVAVKVLHAYLSGDSPLRRRFTREVAAARRVASFCTARILDHDLDGERPYIVTEFVPGPSLRAAVREEATLSGDPLHRLAVGIATALAAIHQADVVHRDLKPENVLLGPDGPRVIDFGIARAAGLSLTSMGELAGTPTYMAPELFSEGRAEPAADVFAWGAVVLFAATGRDAFTAPTTFAVVNRLLNHDPDVDALPERLREPVRAALSKDPAARPSAEHLLLALLAGGGDGGGRARLAEGARAAADVRPPGGPADEPTLGAVAEQCYAGLPPSERQAARDLLLRLVDVRDGDEGPRVAALDELIEVRHADRVLAALEQAMVVRREGDAVSIGNAALLYAWPRLHEWVTSDREALGRHRELGEAARRWARNGRRPEDLLRGTALRQALEWTAATHLTLNTTEQTFVAESRTASVRQTRRRRLATTGLAVLLIASLTAGALAWRQSVRSDEAGRRLADERAQATARRVALQADALRGIDPVKAMLLSVAAYRIAPVPESASAVLSSLAQREQSVFMDPAPANEGRALSPDGRTLISAGAGRVTAYDVGTGRPVRTFGGIGEAPVTAAMGPDGDTLALARGRQLELWSLRAGKRLGGGRWGPKEMKGDDGRPDSVEFSPGGGYIVVRDNLGGPYVALWNVARRTLEDEGGPGDARIAPGDRFGVVNGALRTFPGGGAPAGRRLPRDLAGPVLAFSPDGELAVVQETRTRLWNLSTGRWDRRVLPGLSTDAVFSPDGRFLITFVSAAGGRLTLWRLDDAAPILRLTVASGIAGSPRLDPENRRLSILDDAGRVTTYDVGRLTGPRRVLPSDARQPRFAASGDALFALTGDTVRGWSVPGFTETGRVDVAGDKLILRVSPDGHTVVTLPTDDLLDPVRLWDAQSGRELGEVSVPTEHERADMQVSPDGRLLAIGHALPGDYYGQGSVVIVDLARRKRVMRFDAVAGGILSFSSDGRFLVTADQEGADVIDLVARRVLRPEEGPGTLAERWMTLAPKGPLGASPYGSRAVTLWDTRTWRTTGRVFRVPGDVVGAGFSPDGRILAVAHDTRVTLFDVVAGRQLGAGWTVTTGTFDPDAVAGRMPALAFTADGSFLRVVGHDGAFQELPVDPARAVPAVCARAGRPLAPQEWREHVGTDLGYQEVCPA, encoded by the coding sequence ATGACAGCAGACAGGCTGCGCCCGGGGGACCCGGTGATGCTGGGCCGCTACCGGCTGGCCGGCAGGCTCGGCTCGGGTGGCCAGGGCGTCGTCTACGAGGGCTACGACGAGGTGGCCAACCGCGTGGCGGTCAAGGTCCTGCACGCCTACCTGTCCGGCGACTCTCCGCTGCGCCGCCGCTTCACCCGGGAGGTCGCCGCGGCGCGGCGGGTGGCGTCGTTCTGCACGGCCCGCATCCTGGACCACGACCTCGACGGCGAGCGCCCCTACATCGTCACCGAGTTCGTCCCCGGTCCGAGCCTGCGCGCGGCGGTGCGGGAGGAGGCCACGCTCTCGGGCGACCCGCTGCACCGGCTGGCGGTGGGCATCGCCACCGCGCTGGCCGCCATCCACCAGGCGGACGTGGTGCACCGCGATCTCAAGCCGGAGAACGTCCTGCTGGGGCCCGACGGGCCACGCGTGATCGACTTCGGTATCGCCCGGGCCGCCGGCCTGTCGTTGACCTCGATGGGGGAGCTGGCCGGCACCCCGACGTACATGGCGCCGGAGCTGTTCTCCGAGGGACGCGCCGAGCCGGCGGCCGACGTGTTCGCCTGGGGCGCGGTGGTCCTGTTCGCCGCGACGGGACGCGACGCGTTCACGGCCCCGACGACGTTCGCGGTCGTCAACCGGCTGCTCAATCACGACCCCGACGTCGATGCCCTCCCGGAGAGGCTGCGGGAGCCGGTCCGTGCCGCGCTGTCGAAGGACCCGGCCGCGCGTCCGTCCGCGGAGCATCTGCTGCTGGCGCTGCTCGCCGGTGGTGGAGACGGCGGCGGACGCGCGAGGCTGGCCGAGGGCGCCCGGGCCGCCGCCGACGTGCGACCGCCCGGCGGGCCGGCCGACGAGCCGACGCTCGGGGCGGTGGCCGAGCAGTGCTACGCCGGGCTGCCGCCGTCCGAGCGCCAGGCGGCGCGCGATCTGCTGCTGCGCCTCGTGGACGTCCGCGACGGCGACGAGGGGCCGCGCGTCGCCGCCCTGGACGAGCTGATCGAGGTACGGCACGCCGATCGGGTGCTCGCCGCGCTCGAGCAGGCCATGGTGGTCCGCCGCGAGGGAGACGCGGTCTCCATCGGAAACGCCGCTCTGCTGTACGCGTGGCCCAGGCTCCACGAATGGGTGACAAGCGACCGCGAGGCGCTCGGCCGTCACCGCGAGCTGGGCGAGGCCGCCCGGCGGTGGGCGCGGAACGGCCGCCGCCCGGAGGACCTCCTCCGCGGCACCGCACTGCGCCAGGCGCTGGAATGGACGGCCGCCACGCACCTGACCCTGAACACCACCGAGCAGACGTTCGTGGCGGAGAGCAGGACCGCGTCGGTGCGGCAGACCAGGCGGCGCCGGCTGGCCACGACCGGCCTGGCCGTCCTGCTCATCGCCTCGCTCACCGCCGGCGCCCTCGCCTGGCGGCAGTCGGTCAGGAGCGACGAGGCCGGCAGACGTCTGGCCGATGAGCGGGCACAGGCCACGGCCCGGCGGGTGGCCCTGCAGGCGGACGCACTGCGCGGGATCGACCCGGTGAAGGCGATGCTGCTCAGCGTGGCCGCCTACCGCATCGCACCGGTCCCCGAGAGTGCGTCCGCGGTGCTGAGCTCACTGGCCCAGCGGGAGCAGTCGGTCTTCATGGATCCCGCGCCGGCCAACGAGGGACGGGCGCTGAGCCCCGACGGGCGGACGCTCATCAGCGCCGGCGCCGGCCGGGTGACCGCCTACGACGTGGGGACGGGACGGCCGGTCAGGACCTTCGGCGGGATCGGCGAGGCGCCCGTGACCGCCGCGATGGGCCCGGACGGTGACACGCTGGCGCTCGCGCGGGGCAGACAGCTGGAGCTGTGGAGCCTGCGGGCCGGCAAACGGCTGGGCGGGGGCCGGTGGGGGCCGAAGGAGATGAAAGGCGACGACGGCCGCCCGGACAGCGTGGAGTTCAGCCCCGGCGGGGGCTACATCGTCGTACGCGACAACCTCGGCGGGCCGTACGTCGCGCTGTGGAACGTGGCACGGCGGACGCTGGAGGACGAGGGCGGTCCGGGGGATGCGCGAATCGCGCCGGGCGACCGCTTCGGCGTCGTCAACGGAGCGCTGCGGACGTTCCCCGGCGGGGGAGCGCCGGCGGGCAGGCGTCTTCCCCGCGACCTGGCGGGGCCGGTCCTCGCCTTCAGCCCCGACGGTGAGCTGGCCGTCGTGCAGGAGACCAGAACGCGGCTGTGGAACCTGTCCACCGGCAGGTGGGACCGGCGGGTCCTCCCCGGCCTCTCCACCGACGCCGTCTTCAGCCCCGACGGCCGCTTTCTGATCACCTTCGTGAGCGCCGCGGGTGGGCGCCTCACGCTGTGGCGGCTGGATGACGCGGCCCCGATCCTCCGGCTCACCGTCGCATCCGGGATCGCCGGATCCCCGCGGCTCGACCCCGAAAATCGCAGGCTGAGCATCCTGGACGACGCCGGTCGGGTGACCACTTACGACGTCGGCCGGCTGACCGGTCCCCGGCGCGTCCTCCCTTCCGATGCTCGGCAGCCGCGGTTCGCCGCCTCGGGAGACGCGCTGTTCGCCCTGACGGGCGACACCGTGCGCGGATGGTCGGTCCCCGGCTTCACCGAGACCGGGCGGGTCGACGTCGCGGGGGACAAGCTGATCCTGCGGGTCAGCCCCGACGGACACACGGTGGTCACCCTCCCCACGGACGACCTCCTGGACCCCGTACGACTCTGGGATGCGCAGTCCGGGCGCGAACTGGGTGAAGTGTCCGTTCCCACGGAGCACGAGCGGGCGGACATGCAGGTCAGCCCCGACGGCCGCCTGCTCGCCATCGGTCACGCCCTGCCCGGCGACTACTACGGACAGGGCAGCGTCGTCATCGTCGACCTCGCGCGGCGTAAGCGGGTGATGCGGTTCGACGCCGTCGCGGGAGGCATCCTGTCCTTCAGCTCCGACGGCCGGTTCCTCGTGACGGCCGACCAAGAGGGCGCCGACGTCATCGACCTCGTCGCCCGCAGGGTGCTCCGCCCGGAGGAGGGTCCCGGGACGCTCGCGGAGAGGTGGATGACGCTCGCGCCGAAAGGCCCGCTGGGCGCCTCGCCGTACGGGAGCAGAGCGGTGACCCTGTGGGACACCCGCACCTGGCGTACGACGGGCCGGGTGTTCCGGGTGCCGGGAGACGTGGTGGGGGCCGGGTTCTCGCCCGACGGGCGAATCCTGGCCGTCGCCCACGACACCAGGGTGACGCTGTTCGACGTGGTCGCCGGCCGCCAGCTCGGCGCCGGATGGACCGTGACCACCGGCACGTTCGATCCGGACGCGGTGGCCGGCCGCATGCCCGCGCTCGCTTTCACGGCCGACGGCTCATTCCTCCGCGTGGTCGGGCACGACGGCGCGTTCCAGGAGCTGCCGGTCGACCCCGCGAGAGCCGTCCCTGCCGTGTGCGCGCGGGCGGGGCGCCCGCTCGCGCCGCAGGAGTGGCGCGAGCACGTGGGAACGGACCTGGGCTACCAGGAGGTCTGCCCTGCTTGA
- the soxR gene encoding redox-sensitive transcriptional activator SoxR, producing MPRARTTFHELTVGQVAQRSGVAISALHFYERQGLIRSTRTSSNQRRYSRDTLRRVAFIRASQHVGISLAAIREALDRLPSERTPTPDDWARLSASWRTELDARIAHLQALRDDLTECIGCGCLSLRSCHLTNPRDVLGREGPGARRLPRRR from the coding sequence ATGCCTCGGGCCCGCACCACGTTTCATGAACTCACCGTCGGACAGGTCGCCCAGCGCAGCGGCGTGGCGATCTCCGCGCTGCACTTCTACGAACGCCAGGGCCTCATCCGCAGCACCCGGACGTCGAGCAACCAGCGGCGATACAGCCGCGACACGCTGCGCCGGGTCGCCTTCATCCGGGCATCGCAACACGTCGGCATCTCGCTCGCGGCGATACGGGAGGCCCTGGATCGACTACCCAGTGAGCGCACCCCGACCCCGGACGACTGGGCTCGCCTGTCCGCGAGCTGGCGAACCGAGCTCGACGCACGCATCGCGCACCTGCAGGCACTGCGCGACGACCTGACCGAGTGCATCGGATGCGGCTGCCTGTCGCTGCGGTCCTGCCATCTGACCAATCCGCGTGACGTGCTGGGACGCGAAGGCCCGGGCGCACGCCGCCTGCCGCGAAGGCGATAA
- a CDS encoding NmrA/HSCARG family protein, which produces MAAVLVIGATGKQGGAVAELLLDHGHDVTAYVRSPEAPSARALSAAGVRLVPGDLADPEALAGAARGVDAIFGLSVPFGSGGKNEEVAQGRLLVDVAMRAGAHLVYSSVRGADRLTATDIHHADSKQLVEAYLREQEVRATVLGPVYFMENVLDVGFSRLADGVLANPLSAAKPLDQVTVRDIAGLAVHAIEHPDRFVGERIDVVSDRVTGEEAARILSDILGREIPYYRLPLDQVRQWAGDEIADMFQRFEENTDFLDVDGLHATYPDVAWHSYADWARTVDWDAVLPSRTMAR; this is translated from the coding sequence ATGGCCGCTGTTCTCGTCATCGGCGCCACCGGGAAGCAGGGCGGCGCCGTCGCCGAGCTGCTGCTCGACCACGGCCACGACGTCACCGCCTACGTCCGGTCGCCCGAGGCGCCGTCCGCGCGGGCACTGTCCGCTGCCGGAGTCCGGCTCGTCCCCGGCGACCTGGCCGACCCGGAGGCCCTCGCCGGCGCCGCCCGGGGCGTCGATGCGATCTTCGGCCTCTCGGTGCCGTTCGGATCCGGCGGGAAGAACGAGGAGGTGGCCCAGGGCCGCCTCCTGGTCGATGTCGCGATGCGCGCCGGCGCCCACCTGGTGTACTCCTCGGTCCGCGGCGCCGACCGGCTCACGGCGACCGACATCCACCATGCGGACAGCAAGCAGCTCGTCGAGGCGTATCTGCGGGAGCAGGAGGTCCGGGCAACCGTTCTGGGGCCGGTGTACTTCATGGAGAACGTCCTCGACGTCGGTTTCAGCCGCCTTGCCGATGGCGTCCTGGCCAACCCGCTGTCCGCCGCCAAGCCGCTGGACCAGGTGACCGTCCGAGACATCGCCGGCCTCGCCGTACACGCGATCGAGCACCCGGACCGGTTCGTCGGCGAGCGGATCGACGTCGTTTCCGACCGGGTGACCGGCGAGGAGGCGGCCCGGATCCTCAGCGACATCCTCGGCCGCGAGATCCCGTACTACCGGCTGCCGTTGGACCAGGTCCGCCAGTGGGCCGGCGACGAGATCGCCGACATGTTCCAACGGTTCGAGGAGAACACCGACTTCCTCGACGTCGACGGGCTGCACGCCACGTACCCGGACGTGGCCTGGCACAGCTACGCCGATTGGGCCCGGACGGTCGACTGGGACGCCGTCCTGCCAAGCCGGACGATGGCGCGGTAA
- a CDS encoding glycoside hydrolase family 9 protein, with protein MKKPGWTRRPRAALSLALAVSAASFAVVTATSPVQAVTRPPLGQNIKVNQVAYAPGMAKQATVVTSSTSPLTWSLLNGSDQVVATGTTTVFGQDAPSGDTVHKIDFSSYTGTGTNFVLTVGNESSRPFDIGADAWKKLPYDALAFFYHQRSGTAIQAQYVGNQYARPAGHVNVSPNQGDNAVPCRTSCGYTLDVRGGWYDAGDHGKYVVNGGMSAWQLVNIYERATHVSGADPAAFGDGTMAVPERGNGVPDILDEARWEIDFMLKMQIPSGRPLAGMAHAKIHDQAWTGLPLRPDQDPQPRLLSAPTTAATLNLAAAAAQCARVWAPIDSAFSSRCLTAAERAYAAAKANPSIIAPSSDDQGGGSYVDTKVTDEFYWAAAELYVTTGRQTYRDDLTGSSLYYGKSFTNEGAQWSEVGSLGDITLALVPNGLTSTIGTQLRNRFVSNGDTLLTAMRGQGYPVPFAPPGGGYIWGSNNLILNNAALLALAYDFSGQERFRNGVFETMAYEFGRNPLGQSYVTGYGDQPSRNVHHRFWAHQLDSSLPIAPPGALAGGPNSGLQDPVAQERLSGCKPQKCYLDDINAWSVNEVAINWNAVLAWVSAWTAEKVGTAVSPSPSPSVSPSPSPSPSPSPSPSPSPSPSPSPSPSPSPSPSPSPSGSTGKACIATYAVTSQWPGGFGATVTVKNTGTDTTSGWTVAWTFPDGQTITQLWNASYTVNGSNVKAANLSWNGTLGAGASASFGFNGSWNGVNSVPSQVTCTPA; from the coding sequence ATGAAAAAACCAGGCTGGACGCGTCGCCCCCGAGCGGCGCTGTCCCTGGCGCTCGCCGTGAGTGCGGCGTCGTTCGCCGTCGTGACCGCGACGAGCCCGGTGCAGGCCGTCACGCGGCCGCCGCTCGGGCAGAACATCAAGGTCAACCAGGTGGCCTACGCGCCGGGCATGGCCAAGCAGGCGACCGTCGTCACCTCCTCCACCTCGCCGCTGACGTGGAGCCTGCTCAACGGCTCCGACCAGGTGGTGGCGACCGGGACCACGACCGTCTTCGGGCAGGACGCGCCGTCGGGCGACACCGTCCACAAGATTGACTTCTCGTCGTACACCGGGACGGGCACGAACTTCGTGCTCACCGTGGGCAACGAGTCCAGCCGGCCCTTCGACATCGGCGCGGACGCCTGGAAGAAGCTGCCGTACGACGCGCTCGCGTTCTTCTACCACCAGCGCAGCGGAACCGCGATCCAGGCCCAGTACGTGGGCAACCAGTACGCCCGGCCCGCCGGGCACGTGAACGTCTCGCCCAACCAGGGCGACAACGCCGTGCCCTGCCGCACGAGCTGCGGATACACACTGGACGTCCGCGGCGGCTGGTACGACGCCGGCGACCACGGCAAGTACGTGGTCAACGGCGGCATGTCGGCCTGGCAGCTGGTCAACATCTACGAGCGGGCCACGCATGTCTCCGGCGCCGACCCCGCTGCCTTCGGCGACGGCACCATGGCTGTTCCTGAGCGGGGCAACGGCGTGCCCGACATCCTCGACGAGGCCCGCTGGGAGATCGACTTCATGCTGAAGATGCAGATCCCGAGTGGGCGGCCATTGGCAGGCATGGCACACGCCAAGATCCACGACCAGGCGTGGACCGGCCTGCCGTTGCGGCCCGACCAGGACCCCCAGCCCCGGCTGTTGTCGGCGCCCACCACCGCCGCCACGCTGAACCTCGCCGCGGCGGCCGCGCAGTGCGCCCGCGTGTGGGCCCCCATCGACTCGGCCTTCTCCAGCCGCTGCCTCACCGCCGCCGAGAGGGCGTACGCGGCCGCCAAGGCCAACCCGTCCATCATCGCCCCGAGCAGCGACGACCAGGGCGGCGGCTCCTACGTCGACACCAAGGTGACCGACGAGTTCTACTGGGCGGCTGCCGAGCTGTACGTCACTACGGGCAGGCAGACCTACCGCGACGACCTCACCGGTTCGTCCCTCTACTACGGCAAGAGCTTCACCAACGAGGGCGCGCAGTGGTCGGAGGTCGGATCGCTCGGCGACATCACGCTCGCGCTCGTGCCGAACGGCCTGACCTCCACCATCGGGACGCAGCTGCGCAACCGTTTCGTGAGCAACGGCGACACGTTGCTCACCGCGATGCGCGGCCAGGGTTACCCCGTGCCGTTCGCGCCGCCCGGCGGAGGCTACATCTGGGGCTCGAACAACCTGATCCTCAACAACGCGGCGCTGCTCGCGCTCGCCTACGACTTCAGCGGGCAGGAACGCTTCCGCAACGGGGTGTTCGAGACGATGGCCTACGAGTTCGGCCGCAACCCACTGGGCCAGTCGTACGTGACCGGATACGGTGACCAGCCCTCGCGCAACGTCCACCACCGCTTCTGGGCCCACCAGCTCGACTCGTCGCTGCCGATCGCGCCGCCCGGCGCGCTGGCCGGCGGCCCCAACAGCGGGCTGCAGGACCCGGTCGCCCAGGAGAGGCTCAGCGGGTGCAAGCCACAGAAGTGCTACCTGGACGACATCAACGCCTGGTCGGTCAACGAGGTCGCGATCAACTGGAACGCGGTGCTGGCCTGGGTGAGCGCCTGGACCGCGGAGAAGGTCGGCACCGCCGTGAGCCCGTCACCGTCGCCCTCGGTCTCGCCCAGTCCGAGCCCGTCTCCGTCCCCTTCACCTAGCCCGTCCCCTTCGCCCAGCCCGTCCCCTTCGCCTAGCCCGTCGCCTTCACCCAGCCCGTCCCCTTCGCCTTCGGGGAGCACGGGTAAGGCCTGCATCGCGACGTACGCCGTCACCAGCCAGTGGCCCGGCGGCTTCGGGGCGACCGTCACCGTGAAGAACACCGGGACCGACACCACGAGCGGATGGACGGTCGCCTGGACCTTCCCCGACGGCCAGACGATCACCCAGCTCTGGAACGCCTCATACACGGTGAACGGATCGAACGTGAAGGCTGCGAACCTGTCCTGGAACGGCACGCTCGGCGCCGGCGCGTCCGCCTCGTTCGGCTTCAACGGCTCCTGGAACGGCGTCAACTCGGTTCCGTCCCAGGTGACCTGCACCCCCGCCTGA
- a CDS encoding LacI family DNA-binding transcriptional regulator, translating to MTGTSLPTELGPRRRQEITVAQIAKLAGVSPPTVSKVINGRPGVSVATRRRIEDLIREHGWQRRPERTESAAIIEVLFQALDSLWALELISGVSEVAQSYGLTVAVTDMHGHNSPHREWIEEVLARRPAGVIAVSAELSDHEHAQLASRSIPLVALDPYGEPSHRVPSVGATNWNGGLTATRHLLELGHHRIAMINGPATLMCCRARLDGYRAAMETAGVPVDPRFLRTGPLYVETGRTEAQALLALPDRPTAVFAGNDLQALGVYQAALRAGLRVPDDLSVVGFDDLPLAQWTDPPMTTVRQPLAKMGAAAAELVMTVSAGDTSEHHRIELATHLVVRGSTAAPT from the coding sequence GTGACCGGCACAAGCCTTCCCACTGAGCTAGGACCGCGGCGCCGTCAAGAGATCACGGTCGCGCAGATCGCCAAACTGGCCGGGGTGTCCCCTCCGACCGTGTCCAAGGTGATCAACGGACGCCCTGGAGTGTCAGTCGCCACCAGGCGCCGGATCGAGGACCTGATCCGTGAGCACGGCTGGCAGCGGCGGCCGGAGAGGACCGAGTCCGCGGCGATCATCGAGGTCCTCTTCCAGGCTCTCGACAGTCTGTGGGCGCTGGAGCTCATCAGCGGCGTCAGCGAGGTCGCCCAGTCGTACGGCCTGACCGTGGCCGTCACCGACATGCACGGACACAACTCCCCGCACCGCGAGTGGATCGAGGAGGTCCTGGCCCGGCGCCCCGCCGGTGTGATCGCCGTCTCCGCCGAGCTGAGCGACCACGAGCACGCGCAGCTCGCCAGCAGGTCCATCCCGCTCGTCGCACTCGATCCGTACGGCGAGCCAAGCCATCGCGTCCCCTCGGTCGGCGCGACGAACTGGAACGGCGGTCTGACTGCCACCCGCCACCTGCTGGAGCTCGGGCACCACAGGATCGCCATGATCAACGGCCCGGCGACCCTGATGTGCTGCCGCGCCCGGCTCGACGGCTACCGCGCCGCCATGGAGACCGCGGGCGTGCCCGTCGACCCCCGGTTCCTGCGGACCGGTCCGCTCTACGTGGAGACCGGCCGTACCGAGGCGCAGGCGCTGCTCGCTCTCCCCGACCGGCCCACCGCCGTCTTCGCCGGCAACGATCTGCAGGCGCTCGGGGTCTACCAGGCGGCCCTGCGGGCCGGGCTGCGCGTGCCCGACGACCTCAGCGTCGTCGGCTTCGACGACCTGCCGCTCGCCCAGTGGACGGACCCGCCGATGACCACCGTCCGTCAGCCGCTGGCCAAGATGGGCGCCGCCGCCGCGGAACTCGTCATGACCGTGAGTGCGGGCGACACCTCCGAACATCACCGCATCGAGCTCGCCACCCACCTGGTCGTACGCGGCAGCACCGCCGCACCGACCTGA
- a CDS encoding metallophosphoesterase family protein, whose translation MDNSRLRALAHRTVGSRFARVLVRVLAVVLAAVVGGWLGMAFGAKVDTPVGPADIGMSLTPSWSGETVIDVRPLGALSFDSHSGPLRLDLTIEAVHPEVAEEILKNPRWADRLPTTIEADVISGLRSLVVRAVLFAVAAGFLTGLVAFRRLSRAAWTAAGSLAMVVALGGVAALTFNPRSISEPRYTGLLTGVPSLVGSAQSIVTKFSEYRGQLAKLVTNVSQLYEAGSNLPIFDPDPDTIRVLHVSDLHINPLGWNVIKSLKEQFKVDLIIDTGDIADHGTKAENEYVKEIGSLGVPYVYVRGNHDSMTTQRAVAKQKNAIVLDGAAATVEGLSVYGIGDPRFTPDKSVQAAGDESKSLLDLGRANAGKLAPRDWPRSASTSAPDKIAADIVAVHDPTVGRGLSGYVPLVLSGHVHARSTELMPSGTRLMIQGSTGGAGLRGLEHDEPTPLTASVLYFGKSSHRLEAWDDITVGGLGEQWIQCERHIEPDPGRTIFPESPQAPSPTATGSGSPSPVALASGANVPYASEVSDGRRHGTGRKP comes from the coding sequence ATGGACAACTCGCGGTTGAGGGCTCTCGCCCACAGGACGGTCGGCAGCCGGTTCGCCCGTGTGCTCGTTCGCGTGCTCGCGGTCGTGCTGGCGGCGGTGGTCGGCGGATGGCTCGGCATGGCGTTCGGCGCCAAGGTGGACACTCCGGTCGGCCCCGCCGACATCGGAATGTCCCTGACCCCGTCCTGGAGCGGGGAGACCGTCATCGACGTACGGCCCCTCGGCGCACTCAGCTTCGACAGCCACAGCGGCCCGCTGCGGCTCGACCTGACGATCGAGGCGGTGCACCCGGAGGTCGCGGAGGAGATCCTCAAGAACCCCCGGTGGGCCGACCGGCTCCCGACGACGATCGAGGCCGACGTCATCTCGGGGCTGCGGAGCCTCGTCGTGCGGGCGGTGCTGTTCGCCGTCGCCGCCGGGTTCCTCACCGGCCTGGTCGCCTTCCGCCGGCTGTCGCGGGCGGCCTGGACCGCGGCGGGCTCGCTGGCGATGGTCGTCGCTCTCGGCGGCGTCGCCGCGCTGACGTTCAACCCCCGCTCGATCTCCGAGCCCCGGTACACCGGGCTGCTCACGGGCGTTCCGTCCCTGGTCGGCAGCGCCCAGTCGATCGTGACGAAGTTCTCCGAATACCGCGGCCAGCTCGCCAAGCTGGTGACCAACGTGTCCCAGCTGTACGAGGCGGGGTCGAACCTGCCGATCTTCGACCCCGACCCGGACACCATCCGCGTGCTGCACGTCTCCGACCTGCACATCAACCCGCTGGGCTGGAACGTGATCAAGTCGCTGAAGGAGCAGTTCAAGGTCGACCTGATCATCGACACCGGCGACATCGCCGACCACGGGACCAAGGCCGAGAACGAGTACGTCAAGGAGATCGGCTCCCTCGGCGTCCCGTACGTCTACGTACGCGGCAATCACGACTCGATGACGACCCAGCGGGCGGTCGCGAAGCAGAAGAACGCGATCGTGCTGGACGGCGCCGCCGCCACGGTCGAGGGGCTCAGCGTCTACGGCATCGGCGACCCGAGGTTCACCCCCGACAAGTCCGTGCAGGCGGCGGGTGACGAGAGCAAGAGCCTCCTCGATCTCGGCCGGGCCAACGCGGGCAAGCTGGCGCCGCGTGACTGGCCCCGCTCCGCCTCCACCTCGGCCCCGGACAAGATCGCCGCCGACATCGTGGCGGTGCACGACCCGACCGTGGGCCGGGGTCTGTCCGGATACGTGCCGCTCGTGCTCAGCGGGCACGTCCACGCCCGGTCCACCGAGCTGATGCCCTCGGGCACCCGGCTCATGATCCAAGGGTCGACCGGTGGCGCCGGCCTGCGCGGCCTGGAACACGACGAGCCGACCCCGCTGACCGCCTCGGTGCTCTACTTCGGCAAGAGCAGCCACCGCCTGGAGGCCTGGGACGACATCACGGTCGGAGGCCTCGGCGAGCAGTGGATCCAGTGCGAGCGTCATATCGAGCCGGACCCTGGTCGTACAATTTTTCCCGAGTCGCCGCAGGCGCCGTCGCCGACGGCAACCGGCAGCGGCTCGCCGTCGCCGGTCGCTTTGGCATCAGGGGCAAACGTCCCCTATGCTTCAGAGGTCTCCGACGGAAGGCGTCACGGAACAGGGCGAAAGCCTTGA
- a CDS encoding TetR/AcrR family transcriptional regulator C-terminal domain-containing protein: MALERDTIVRTAIRLLDEVGLEKLTLRRLATELGVQAPALYWHFRNKQELLDEMAETISVQEPLRPLAEGESWEEWLAEWLRGQRRVFKSHRDTARLTAGTHPGTATLRTVETILESLLRAGFTRTDAMWGLGTLASFLGGFVLEEQSDEERGTNDPALFEGALESLAPYPNVRAVMAETGGPQTDASFEHGLALILTGMRARLEAQTDGR; encoded by the coding sequence GTGGCACTCGAACGCGACACGATCGTCAGGACCGCGATCCGGCTCCTCGACGAGGTGGGGCTGGAGAAGCTGACCCTGCGCAGGCTGGCGACCGAGCTGGGCGTGCAGGCCCCCGCCCTCTACTGGCACTTCAGGAACAAGCAGGAGCTCCTGGACGAGATGGCCGAGACGATCTCCGTACAGGAGCCGCTGCGGCCGCTCGCCGAGGGGGAGTCGTGGGAGGAGTGGCTCGCGGAGTGGTTGCGGGGCCAGCGCCGGGTGTTCAAGTCGCACCGCGACACCGCGCGGCTCACCGCGGGCACGCACCCCGGAACGGCCACGTTGCGGACCGTCGAGACCATCCTGGAGTCGCTGCTGCGGGCCGGGTTCACCCGCACGGACGCGATGTGGGGCCTGGGCACGCTCGCGAGCTTCCTCGGCGGGTTCGTGCTGGAGGAGCAGTCCGACGAGGAGCGGGGGACGAACGACCCTGCCCTGTTCGAGGGGGCGCTGGAGAGCCTCGCGCCGTACCCGAACGTGCGCGCCGTCATGGCCGAGACCGGCGGCCCGCAGACGGACGCGTCCTTCGAGCATGGATTGGCGCTGATTCTGACCGGTATGCGGGCACGTCTGGAGGCTCAGACGGACGGTCGGTAA